The Candidatus Binatia bacterium sequence TCCATGCGGTCAGGCAGCCCAAGTGGGTGCAGGTGGCCTGGAGCGCATAGAAGCCTTGCGGGCCGTTGACGACAAAAATGCCGGTTTCCGGATCGAGCGTGACCGATTCCGCCGGATATCGGTCAGGCTTGCCGGCGTTGACGATGGGGGAAGGCTCGTAGAGAACGTTAGGCGAGAGAAACTGGTAGGCAAACACGCTGGTCCCGGCGGCGGCGACCGCCACCGAACCGAGGCCGACGCGCACGAAGAACTGGCGCCGGGTGACGCCATCCTTGGTTTCGTTTGTCTCGTTATTTTCGTCGTTCATACGATGAATCTCACTTCGCTTCTGCCCAGGCGGCGGGCTGCCTCACGTCCATCGTCTGGATGGGAATCAATCCGCTCGGCTCGGCGGAGGCGAGCCGGTACGCTTCCATCGTGATCGTGTTCGCTGGGCAGCGGAGGGCGCACAGGCCGCAGCGGATGCAGCGGGTTTCGTCCTTGATCATGGCGGCGCCGCTGATCACGCCGAGTTCCTCGGCCTTCACATCGTCCAACTCGACGGCGAACAACTGCGCGTTGTCCCGGATCGTCTCCAGCACACCGGGCTCGAAGCCGACGCGGTCTAGCGACACCAGGCTGAGGCAATCTTCGGGACAAACATCCACGCAGCCGCCGCAGAGCACGCACTCGGTGCCGTCCTCGGGATTCCCCTCGAATACCGTGTTGATGTAGCAGCGGAGGCAACGGCGCGCTTCGGCCATGGCGGATTCTTCGTCGTAGCCAATCTCTACTTCGGTGACGCCGGTGCGCCGCTCCAGCGGCAGCATGGGCACGGGCTGCCGCGGTATGTCCATGAACTCGGCGAACATGTGGTGGCGGTTGAGGACCTCGACCTCGACCAGCGGCTCGGGATGGCGGCGGCCACGCAGAAGCTCGTCAATCCCGATGGCCGCGCGCTTGCCGTCGGCGACGCTATCAATGATCAGGCGTGGGCCGAAAACACAATCGCCACCCGCGAAGATACCCGAAGCGCTGGTCATGAGCGTGTCGCGGTTGACCGCAATCAGGCCGCGCGGGGAGATATCGACGCCATCCTCGGGCCGTAGAAAATCAAGCTTGGGCGCCTGCCCAATAGCCATGATGATGGTGTCGCACGCGAGTTGTCTTTCCGTGC is a genomic window containing:
- a CDS encoding FAD-dependent oxidoreductase — protein: FLLNVNLGYKFTIGKNVIVIGGGNVAMDVARSAAREVVKQHVGDDIVPSDEKISAVAAHEMVDISLSALRMGAQEVHLVCLEKRNEMPAALEEIEEAESEGILMHPGLGPKAMIGRDGKVVALETLDTKWVFDANGRFNPAFHEGTERQLACDTIIMAIGQAPKLDFLRPEDGVDISPRGLIAVNRDTLMTSASGIFAGGDCVFGPRLIIDSVADGKRAAIGIDELLRGRRHPEPLVEVEVLNRHHMFAEFMDIPRQPVPMLPLERRTGVTEVEIGYDEESAMAEARRCLRCYINTVFEGNPEDGTECVLCGGCVDVCPEDCLSLVSLDRVGFEPGVLETIRDNAQLFAVELDDVKAEELGVISGAAMIKDETRCIRCGLCALRCPANTITMEAYRLASAEPSGLIPIQTMDVRQPAAWAEAK
- a CDS encoding ubiquinol-cytochrome c reductase iron-sulfur subunit, which encodes MNDENNETNETKDGVTRRQFFVRVGLGSVAVAAAGTSVFAYQFLSPNVLYEPSPIVNAGKPDRYPAESVTLDPETGIFVVNGPQGFYALQATCTHLGCLTAWKPELGIIACPCHGSKFGRDGTKIAGPAPKPLPWLRMWLSDDGDLMVDRAAELSSRQMVKV